In the Pseudomonas sp. DTU_2021_1001937_2_SI_NGA_ILE_001 genome, one interval contains:
- the tauD gene encoding taurine dioxygenase → MSLIITPISPALGARVEGIDLRQPLSRESHQALHQALLDHQVLFFRDQPLEPTQQARLAACFGDLHIHPIYPSVPEQPEVLILDTERNDLRDNALWHSDVSFLKTPALGAVLSAKQVPPYGGDTLWASSSAAYEALSEPLKRLLDGLTATHDLSKSFPESRFAVSEQDRLRFEEAKRRNPPSSHPVVRTHPVTGRRGLFVNEGFTTRINELSEAESDAILRLLFSHSAQPQFTVRWQWQQDDVAFWDNRITQHFAIDDYRPQRRVMHRATILGDAPF, encoded by the coding sequence ATGAGTCTGATCATCACCCCCATCAGCCCGGCATTGGGCGCCCGCGTCGAGGGCATCGACCTGCGCCAGCCGTTGAGCCGCGAGTCGCACCAGGCGCTGCACCAGGCCTTGCTCGACCACCAGGTGCTGTTCTTTCGCGACCAGCCCCTGGAGCCGACGCAGCAGGCACGCCTGGCGGCCTGTTTCGGCGACCTGCACATCCACCCGATCTACCCGAGCGTACCCGAGCAACCGGAGGTGTTGATCCTCGATACCGAGCGCAACGACCTGCGCGACAACGCGCTGTGGCACTCCGACGTGAGCTTCCTCAAGACCCCGGCGCTCGGCGCCGTGCTCAGCGCAAAGCAAGTTCCGCCCTACGGCGGCGACACGCTCTGGGCAAGCAGCAGTGCGGCCTACGAGGCGCTGTCCGAACCCCTCAAACGCCTGCTCGACGGCCTGACCGCCACCCATGATCTGAGCAAGTCCTTCCCGGAATCGCGCTTCGCCGTCAGTGAACAGGACCGCTTGCGTTTCGAAGAAGCCAAGCGTCGCAACCCGCCCAGCAGCCACCCGGTGGTGCGCACTCATCCCGTTACCGGGCGCAGGGGGCTGTTCGTCAACGAGGGCTTCACCACCCGTATCAACGAGCTGTCCGAGGCCGAGAGCGATGCGATTCTGCGCCTGTTGTTCAGCCACAGCGCGCAGCCGCAGTTCACCGTGCGCTGGCAATGGCAGCAGGACGACGTCGCGTTCTGGGACAATCGCATTACCCAGCACTTCGCCATCGACGACTACCGGCCCCAGCGTCGCGTCATGCATCGCGCCACCATCCTGGGTGACGCACCTTTCTGA
- the tauC gene encoding taurine ABC transporter permease TauC: protein MSNSNVHAGQHRLAPTRPVHHAGRKWRLGIRSITAMTFVTLLALWWAVTAAALVEPLFLPSPAAVLHKAWLLATEGYMESTLWQHLGASLQRIGLALLAAVLLAIPVGIAIGCNRVAQGIFDPLIEFYRPVPPLAYLPLIVIWFGIGELSKVLLIYLAIFAPIAIATATGVRNVDPAKLRAAQSLGASRAQLIRHVILPAALPDILIGIRIGLGVGWSTLVAAELIAATNGLGFMVQSAAQFLVTDVVVLGIFVIALVAFAMELGLRALQRRLVPWHGRSH, encoded by the coding sequence ATGAGCAACAGCAACGTCCATGCTGGCCAGCACAGGCTGGCCCCGACCCGCCCGGTGCACCACGCAGGCCGCAAGTGGCGGCTCGGCATTCGCAGCATCACGGCAATGACCTTCGTCACCCTGCTGGCACTGTGGTGGGCAGTGACTGCCGCGGCGCTGGTCGAGCCACTGTTCCTGCCCTCGCCCGCTGCCGTCCTGCACAAGGCTTGGCTGCTGGCTACCGAAGGCTACATGGAGTCGACCCTCTGGCAGCACCTGGGCGCCAGCCTGCAGCGTATCGGCCTGGCCCTGCTGGCGGCCGTGCTACTGGCCATTCCGGTGGGTATCGCCATCGGCTGCAACCGGGTGGCCCAGGGCATCTTCGACCCGCTGATCGAGTTCTACCGCCCGGTGCCGCCGCTGGCCTATCTGCCGCTGATCGTCATCTGGTTCGGCATCGGCGAGCTGTCCAAAGTGCTGCTCATCTACCTGGCGATCTTCGCGCCCATCGCCATCGCCACGGCCACCGGCGTACGCAACGTCGACCCGGCCAAGCTGCGGGCCGCGCAATCGCTGGGCGCCAGCCGCGCGCAGTTGATTCGCCACGTGATCCTGCCGGCGGCACTGCCGGACATTCTCATCGGCATTCGCATCGGCCTGGGCGTGGGCTGGTCGACCCTCGTGGCCGCTGAACTGATCGCCGCCACCAATGGCCTGGGCTTCATGGTCCAGTCGGCCGCACAGTTCCTGGTCACCGATGTGGTGGTGCTGGGGATCTTCGTCATCGCCCTGGTGGCCTTCGCCATGGAACTGGGACTGCGTGCCCTGCAACGTCGGCTGGTGCCCTGGCACGGCCGCAGCCACTGA
- the tauB gene encoding taurine ABC transporter ATP-binding subunit, protein MALLQLERVSAHYPGAAEAVLKDISLSLGPEQLMVVLGPSGSGKTSLLNLIAGFVKPDAGRISLDGVAVDGPSAERGVVFQDDALLPWLNVLANVGFGLQLAGVPRSQREHTARQMLALVGLAGFEARNIWELSGGQRQRVGLARALAADPRVLLMDEPFGALDAFTREQVQELLLQVWQRTRKPVFLITHDIEEAVFLATDLILLAPSPGRIDEYLKLDFAQRYAAGEPARAIKSDPHFIATREHVLEQVFSQRRAAGRKEPA, encoded by the coding sequence ATGGCTCTGCTACAGCTGGAGCGCGTCAGCGCGCATTACCCCGGTGCCGCCGAAGCGGTGTTGAAGGACATATCCCTGAGCCTCGGCCCCGAGCAACTGATGGTGGTGCTGGGCCCATCCGGCAGTGGCAAGACATCGCTGCTCAACCTGATCGCCGGCTTCGTCAAGCCGGACGCCGGGCGCATCAGCCTGGATGGCGTGGCAGTCGACGGCCCATCTGCCGAGCGCGGCGTAGTGTTCCAGGACGATGCCTTGCTGCCCTGGCTGAACGTACTGGCCAACGTCGGCTTCGGTTTGCAGTTGGCCGGCGTGCCGCGTAGCCAGCGTGAGCACACCGCGCGGCAGATGCTGGCGCTGGTAGGCCTGGCCGGCTTCGAAGCGCGCAACATCTGGGAGTTGTCCGGCGGCCAGCGCCAACGCGTTGGCCTGGCTCGCGCCCTGGCCGCCGACCCGCGCGTGCTGCTGATGGACGAGCCGTTCGGCGCACTGGATGCCTTCACCCGCGAACAAGTACAGGAGCTGTTGCTGCAGGTCTGGCAACGCACCCGCAAGCCGGTGTTCCTGATCACCCACGACATCGAAGAAGCGGTGTTCCTGGCCACCGACCTGATTCTCCTGGCGCCATCGCCGGGGCGTATCGACGAGTACCTCAAGCTGGATTTCGCCCAGCGTTATGCCGCCGGCGAGCCGGCCCGGGCCATCAAGTCCGACCCGCACTTCATCGCCACCCGCGAGCACGTGCTCGAGCAGGTGTTCTCACAACGTCGCGCCGCTGGGCGCAAGGAGCCCGCATGA
- the tauA gene encoding taurine ABC transporter substrate-binding protein, producing the protein MARKAFVRPLLTALAASLLAFNLQAAPLVVAYQTGIDPGKVPQADGTFEKAIGEKIDWRRFNSGSEVVTALASGDVQIGNLGSSPLAAAASRKLPIVAFIVSAQINAAEALVVRNGSGIDKPQDLVGKTIATPFVSTSHYSLLAALKQWGLEGKVKVVNLQPLQIAAAWKRGDIDGAFVWSPALGEIRKTGKVLTDAAEVGRWGAPTFEVWVARKDYADKHPEVIRQFAKVTLDAYADYSTHKAQWTVDSPQVQKIARLTGSNAEDVPELLAGSNFPDAQAQRSAALLGGGTADAIAKTAAFLKEQGKVESVLGDYRPYISADYIAP; encoded by the coding sequence ATGGCCCGTAAAGCATTCGTTCGTCCACTGCTCACTGCCCTCGCCGCCTCGTTGCTGGCCTTCAACCTGCAAGCCGCACCCTTGGTGGTCGCCTACCAGACCGGCATCGACCCCGGTAAAGTCCCGCAGGCCGACGGCACCTTCGAGAAAGCCATCGGCGAGAAGATCGACTGGCGACGTTTCAACAGCGGCTCGGAAGTGGTCACCGCCCTGGCTTCCGGTGACGTACAGATCGGCAACCTCGGCTCCAGCCCTCTGGCCGCGGCGGCCTCACGCAAGCTGCCCATCGTGGCGTTCATCGTTTCGGCGCAGATCAACGCCGCCGAGGCGCTGGTGGTACGCAATGGCAGCGGCATCGACAAGCCCCAGGACCTGGTGGGCAAGACCATCGCCACGCCGTTCGTGTCCACCTCGCATTACAGCCTGCTCGCGGCGCTGAAACAGTGGGGCCTGGAAGGCAAGGTCAAGGTGGTCAATCTGCAACCCCTGCAGATCGCCGCAGCCTGGAAGCGCGGCGACATCGACGGCGCCTTCGTCTGGTCGCCGGCGCTGGGCGAGATCCGCAAGACCGGCAAGGTGCTCACCGATGCCGCCGAAGTGGGCCGCTGGGGCGCGCCGACCTTCGAAGTCTGGGTGGCGCGCAAGGACTACGCCGACAAGCACCCGGAGGTGATTCGCCAGTTCGCCAAGGTCACCCTAGACGCCTACGCCGACTACAGCACGCACAAGGCGCAGTGGACCGTCGATTCGCCGCAAGTGCAGAAGATCGCACGGCTGACCGGCTCCAACGCCGAAGACGTGCCCGAGCTGCTGGCCGGCTCGAACTTCCCCGATGCCCAGGCTCAGCGCTCTGCCGCCCTGCTCGGCGGCGGTACCGCCGATGCGATCGCCAAGACGGCAGCCTTCCTCAAGGAACAAGGCAAGGTCGAGAGCGTACTGGGTGACTACAGGCCTTACATCAGCGCCGACTACATCGCCCCGTAA
- a CDS encoding antitoxin Xre-like helix-turn-helix domain-containing protein codes for MTTALHTMPFTKSQCVTGLRAALRVLDKWQASGEQACRILRISRSTCTRARQADDAWSVNLDLDQMQRVSFVLNIHAALRTMFDNPANVYGFPALANHNEFFNGRAPLEIMAQGDIISLYETFRRIDALRCAQW; via the coding sequence ATGACTACAGCACTCCATACCATGCCGTTCACCAAGAGCCAGTGCGTAACTGGCCTGCGGGCGGCGCTGCGCGTGTTGGACAAATGGCAGGCGTCCGGTGAGCAGGCCTGCCGCATCCTGCGCATTTCGCGCAGCACCTGCACCCGTGCCCGGCAGGCGGATGACGCCTGGTCGGTGAACCTGGACCTGGACCAGATGCAGCGCGTCAGTTTCGTGCTGAACATTCATGCTGCGCTCCGCACGATGTTCGACAACCCCGCCAATGTCTATGGCTTTCCAGCCCTGGCCAATCACAACGAATTTTTCAATGGCCGTGCGCCGCTGGAGATCATGGCCCAGGGCGACATCATCTCGTTGTACGAGACCTTCCGCCGCATCGATGCCTTGCGGTGCGCCCAATGGTGA
- a CDS encoding RES family NAD+ phosphorylase produces MVKLEALTEFPGQTLKAHRLVNSRFPPIDLFDDVADAAEFATLHEIQALTNPRLQNEIGRLELIALPEIPFGIVGCSYAVAPFTHVNPAGSRFSDGSIGVLYLADTVDTALAEVRYHQDRYWSNVPGLSYERFVFRSLVCHFSNQGCRDAAVRGLDDPIHDPDDYTAARRLGRDAHDHACPGLRYRSVRAPGSLCWALMTPRHVRSVIQSAHFEMIWSGRITSVNRISNA; encoded by the coding sequence ATGGTGAAGCTTGAAGCGCTGACCGAATTCCCGGGACAAACACTCAAGGCCCACCGGCTGGTCAATTCCCGCTTTCCGCCCATCGACCTGTTCGACGACGTCGCCGACGCGGCGGAATTCGCAACGCTGCATGAGATCCAGGCACTGACCAACCCGCGCTTGCAGAATGAAATCGGCCGTCTTGAACTGATCGCGCTGCCGGAGATTCCCTTCGGCATCGTCGGTTGCTCCTACGCTGTAGCGCCTTTCACCCACGTCAACCCGGCCGGTTCGCGGTTCAGCGACGGCAGCATCGGGGTGCTGTACCTGGCCGACACCGTAGACACCGCGCTCGCCGAAGTGCGCTATCACCAGGATCGCTACTGGTCGAATGTGCCAGGCTTGAGCTACGAGCGCTTCGTGTTCCGCAGCCTGGTGTGCCACTTCAGCAACCAGGGCTGCCGTGACGCGGCGGTGCGCGGTCTCGACGACCCCATCCATGATCCGGATGACTACACCGCTGCCAGGCGCCTGGGTCGCGACGCCCATGACCATGCCTGCCCCGGCCTGCGCTACCGCTCGGTACGCGCGCCCGGCAGCCTGTGCTGGGCCTTGATGACGCCGCGGCACGTGCGCTCAGTGATCCAGAGCGCGCATTTCGAAATGATCTGGAGCGGCCGCATCACCAGCGTCAATCGCATTTCCAACGCCTGA
- the betB gene encoding betaine-aldehyde dehydrogenase codes for MARFETQKLYIDGAYVDASGSETFDAINPATGEVLAKVQRATAADVERAVKSAEKGQKVWAAMTATERSRILRRAVDLLRERNDELAMLETLDTGKAYSETRYVDVVTGADVLEYYAGLAVAIEGEQIPLRDTSFVYTRREPLGITAGIGAWNYPIQIALWKSAPALAAGNAMIFKPSEVTSLTTLKLAEIFTEAGLPDGVFNVLTGSGRDVGSLLTEHPQIEKVSFTGGTSTGKKVMASASASTLKEVTMELGGKSPLIIFEDADLDKAADIAMMANFYSSGQVCTNGTRVFIPSSMKAAFEAKVLERVKRIRIGDPTDENINFGPLVSFAHMESVLGYIAKGKEQGARLLCGGERLTEGALAQGAYVAPTVFTDCRDDMTIVQEEIFGPVMSILSYDTEEEAIRRANATDYGLAAGIVTRDLNRAHRVIHQLEAGICWINAWGESAAQMPVGGYKQSGVGRENGISSLAQYTRIKSIQVELGDYASVF; via the coding sequence ATGGCCCGTTTCGAAACTCAAAAACTCTATATCGATGGCGCATATGTCGATGCCAGCGGCTCGGAAACCTTTGATGCCATCAACCCTGCCACCGGTGAAGTGCTGGCCAAGGTTCAGCGCGCAACGGCCGCCGACGTAGAGCGCGCGGTAAAGAGCGCTGAGAAAGGCCAGAAAGTCTGGGCGGCGATGACCGCTACAGAACGTTCGCGCATCCTGCGCCGTGCCGTCGACCTGCTCCGCGAGCGCAACGACGAACTCGCCATGCTGGAAACCCTCGACACCGGCAAGGCCTACTCGGAAACCCGCTACGTCGACGTGGTCACCGGTGCCGATGTGCTGGAGTACTACGCCGGCCTTGCGGTGGCCATCGAAGGCGAGCAGATCCCGCTGCGTGACACCTCCTTTGTCTATACCCGCCGCGAGCCACTGGGTATCACCGCCGGTATCGGTGCGTGGAACTACCCGATCCAGATCGCCCTGTGGAAGTCCGCCCCGGCCCTGGCCGCGGGTAACGCGATGATCTTCAAGCCCAGCGAAGTCACCTCGCTGACCACCCTGAAGCTGGCGGAAATCTTCACTGAAGCCGGTCTGCCCGATGGCGTGTTCAACGTGCTGACCGGCAGTGGCCGCGACGTAGGCAGCCTGCTCACCGAACACCCGCAGATCGAGAAAGTCTCCTTCACCGGCGGCACCAGCACCGGCAAGAAGGTCATGGCCAGTGCTTCGGCCTCGACCCTCAAGGAAGTGACCATGGAGCTGGGCGGCAAGTCGCCGCTGATCATTTTCGAAGACGCCGACCTGGACAAGGCCGCTGACATCGCGATGATGGCCAACTTCTACAGCTCCGGGCAGGTTTGCACCAACGGTACCCGCGTGTTCATCCCTTCGAGCATGAAGGCGGCCTTCGAAGCCAAGGTGCTGGAGCGTGTCAAGCGCATTCGCATCGGCGACCCGACCGACGAGAACATCAACTTCGGCCCGCTGGTGAGCTTTGCGCACATGGAAAGCGTGCTGGGCTACATCGCCAAGGGCAAGGAGCAAGGCGCACGCCTGCTGTGTGGCGGTGAGCGCCTTACCGAAGGTGCTCTCGCCCAGGGCGCCTATGTGGCGCCGACCGTATTCACCGACTGCCGCGACGACATGACCATCGTCCAGGAAGAGATCTTCGGTCCGGTGATGAGCATCCTCAGCTACGACACCGAGGAAGAGGCCATCCGCCGTGCCAATGCCACTGACTATGGTTTGGCCGCCGGTATCGTGACCCGCGACCTGAACCGCGCCCACCGCGTCATCCACCAGCTGGAAGCCGGTATCTGCTGGATCAACGCCTGGGGCGAGTCGGCTGCACAGATGCCGGTCGGCGGCTACAAGCAGTCCGGTGTCGGGCGTGAAAACGGCATCTCGTCGCTGGCCCAGTACACCCGCATCAAGTCGATCCAGGTCGAACTGGGCGACTACGCCTCGGTGTTCTGA